A window of Aliarcobacter trophiarum LMG 25534 contains these coding sequences:
- a CDS encoding Mur ligase family protein, with amino-acid sequence MSLKTKSLSGFLEHKTMYYDKIDFSFVNKAFSILEKEIKIPFVIHIVGTNGKGSTGRFLSHYLYKTGFKTLHYSSPHIKKFNERIWINGADVSDNLLQNAHNFLINIYDEGLLQKLTYFEYTTLLALYLSKDCDYLVLEAGLGGEFDATNVVKNDISLITTIGLDHISFLGDSIEKIAKTKMRATNAKMIIGYQEFKEVFKVAEKVKDELKQEFNRDIEILKVENFDIDYDFVFASYLKRNLALCIRCLEELPFFRNNPINLEIFNTTPLFGRCQKIAKNLYIDVGHNSLAAKVIKEEFKNRQITLIYNSYEDKDYEEVLKVLKPIVKEIFILDLDDKRIVKKDILQKCIKKLQIVEIEKLSMDLENEYLVFGSFLVVERFLELISYEKC; translated from the coding sequence ATGAGTTTAAAAACAAAATCTTTAAGTGGTTTTTTAGAACATAAAACTATGTATTATGACAAAATAGATTTTAGCTTTGTAAATAAAGCTTTCTCTATTTTGGAAAAAGAGATAAAAATTCCATTTGTTATTCATATTGTTGGAACAAATGGAAAAGGAAGCACAGGAAGATTTCTATCTCATTATTTATATAAAACTGGATTTAAAACCCTACATTATAGCTCTCCACATATAAAAAAGTTTAATGAACGGATTTGGATAAATGGAGCTGATGTTAGTGATAATTTACTACAAAATGCTCATAATTTCTTAATTAATATTTATGATGAAGGTTTACTTCAAAAGCTTACATATTTTGAATATACAACACTTTTAGCTCTTTATTTAAGTAAAGATTGTGACTATTTGGTACTTGAAGCTGGACTAGGTGGTGAGTTTGATGCTACAAATGTTGTAAAAAATGATATAAGTTTAATTACAACTATTGGACTAGATCATATCTCTTTTTTGGGAGATAGTATAGAAAAAATTGCAAAAACAAAAATGAGAGCAACAAATGCAAAGATGATAATAGGTTATCAAGAGTTTAAAGAGGTTTTTAAAGTTGCAGAAAAAGTAAAAGATGAGTTAAAACAAGAGTTTAATAGAGATATTGAAATTCTAAAAGTTGAAAATTTTGATATAGATTATGATTTTGTTTTTGCTTCATATCTAAAAAGAAATTTGGCACTTTGTATTAGATGTTTAGAAGAGTTGCCATTTTTTAGGAATAATCCTATAAATCTTGAGATTTTTAACACAACTCCACTTTTTGGAAGATGTCAAAAAATTGCAAAAAACTTATATATTGATGTTGGACATAACTCTTTGGCAGCAAAAGTTATAAAAGAGGAGTTTAAAAATAGACAAATAACTCTAATTTATAACTCTTACGAAGATAAAGATTATGAAGAAGTTTTAAAAGTATTAAAACCAATTGTAAAAGAGATTTTTATTTTAGATTTAGATGATAAACGAATTGTAAAAAAAGATATTTTACAAAAGTGTATAAAAAAGTTGCAAATTGTTGAGATTGAAAAGCTATCAATGGATTTGGAAAACGAGTATTTAGTTTTTGGCTCTTTTTTGGTTGTTGAGAGATTTTTGGAGCTAATATCTTATGAGAAGTGTTGA
- the lptE gene encoding LPS assembly lipoprotein LptE: MRVTKSLFVIFVALFFVACGYRPSTYYAKQELGKDLYVRLDVSPADPKNSVLVKDAVTKILIQRVGSNMVDSEVEADIIMDLRISSVSFSTLQYDKDGYNKLYKAKVVLGVKYLDKSTSKTKSFTVDGEYDFAIDIGTTINDTQRFEAISKASDMAVTDLLSRVAVGSFQ; encoded by the coding sequence ATGAGAGTTACAAAATCACTATTTGTCATATTTGTGGCTCTATTTTTTGTAGCTTGTGGATATAGACCATCTACATATTATGCAAAACAAGAGCTAGGAAAAGATTTATATGTAAGATTGGATGTAAGTCCAGCAGATCCAAAAAACTCTGTTTTAGTAAAAGATGCTGTTACAAAAATTCTAATTCAAAGAGTTGGTTCAAATATGGTTGATAGTGAAGTAGAAGCTGATATTATAATGGACTTAAGAATTTCAAGTGTTAGTTTCTCTACTTTACAGTATGACAAAGATGGATATAATAAACTATATAAAGCAAAAGTTGTATTGGGAGTTAAATATTTAGATAAATCGACATCAAAAACAAAGAGTTTTACAGTTGATGGAGAATATGATTTTGCTATAGATATTGGAACTACTATAAATGATACACAAAGATTTGAAGCTATAAGTAAAGCTAGTGATATGGCAGTTACTGACTTGCTTTCAAGAGTTGCAGTTGGTTCTTTTCAATAA
- the leuS gene encoding leucine--tRNA ligase translates to MEYLAKDIEKKWQKFWIDNSSFEPSYDFSKPKKYILSMFPYPSGRIHMGHVRNYCLGDAFARHFRKNGFNVLHPIGWDSFGMPAENAAIKNKLHPKKWTYENIDYMREELRSLGLSFSKNQEFATSDELYTKFEQEFIIKMYEAGILYRKNAALNWCNDCQTVLANEQVVEGCCWRCDNEVVQREMPGYYIAITKYAQTLLDDLKLLENSWPSQVLTMQENWIGRSEGLEFKFDVTKETRAKLDKMFASFSVFTTRPDTIYGVSYTALAPEHPIVKYLVEKELLPKNKLNAIRNMQKIAQKDRAMQEKEGVDLEIEAIHPLTGQTIPIWVANFVLSSYGDGAVMAVPAHDQRDFEFALKYDLPIKQVIVGENGFIEKQKEAYVEDGVLINSEAFSNLKSQDAKQAIIYHFEQNSFGNRKINYKLRDWGVSRQRYWGAPIPFVHCKACGLVPEKIENLPVSLPDDVEITGEGNPLDSHPTWKNCICPKCGEKATRETDTLDTFVQSSWYFLRYATNYKKWQEEGISKEDSDYWMDIDQYIGGIEHAILHLLYARFFTKVLKDLGYTNSSEPFKNLLTQGMVLKDGAKMSKSKGNVVDPDMLVEKYGADTARMFILFAAPPTKELEWNDSAVEGAYKFIKRFYERASNITQTGLENFKSIDQNSLNKEEKEARKKVYEALQKSNEVLNKTYAFNTLIASCMEAMNSLQAQKNEAIWAEAYYILTNILEPIIPHTSWELSNRYFNLENFSKPLEIKNEVFVQDSIVLAVTINGKKRAEIEVSINATNEEVLDIAKSEAKKWLEGATILKEIVVPKKLVNIVIKV, encoded by the coding sequence ATGGAGTATTTGGCAAAAGATATTGAAAAAAAGTGGCAAAAATTTTGGATAGACAATAGCTCTTTTGAACCAAGTTATGATTTTTCAAAACCAAAGAAATATATTTTAAGTATGTTCCCATATCCTAGTGGAAGAATTCATATGGGACATGTAAGAAACTACTGTTTAGGCGACGCCTTTGCTAGGCATTTTAGAAAAAATGGTTTCAATGTTCTTCATCCTATTGGGTGGGATAGTTTTGGAATGCCTGCTGAAAATGCAGCAATTAAAAATAAGCTTCACCCAAAAAAGTGGACTTATGAAAATATTGATTATATGAGAGAAGAGTTAAGAAGTTTAGGACTATCTTTTAGTAAAAATCAAGAGTTTGCAACTAGTGATGAACTCTATACAAAATTTGAGCAAGAGTTTATTATTAAAATGTATGAAGCTGGAATTTTGTATAGAAAAAATGCAGCTCTTAACTGGTGTAATGATTGTCAAACTGTTTTGGCAAATGAGCAAGTTGTTGAGGGCTGTTGTTGGAGATGTGATAATGAAGTTGTTCAAAGAGAGATGCCTGGATATTATATTGCAATTACAAAATATGCGCAAACTTTACTTGATGATTTAAAACTACTTGAAAACTCATGGCCTTCACAAGTTTTAACTATGCAAGAGAACTGGATTGGAAGAAGCGAGGGCTTAGAGTTTAAATTTGATGTTACAAAAGAGACAAGGGCAAAACTTGATAAAATGTTTGCAAGTTTTAGTGTATTTACAACAAGACCTGATACTATTTATGGCGTATCATATACTGCTTTAGCTCCTGAGCATCCTATAGTAAAATATTTAGTGGAAAAAGAGCTATTACCAAAAAATAAGTTAAATGCTATTAGAAATATGCAAAAAATTGCACAAAAAGATAGAGCTATGCAAGAGAAAGAGGGGGTGGATTTAGAAATTGAGGCAATTCATCCACTAACTGGACAAACTATTCCAATTTGGGTTGCAAATTTTGTATTAAGTTCTTATGGTGATGGCGCAGTTATGGCAGTTCCAGCTCATGACCAAAGAGATTTTGAGTTTGCTTTAAAATATGATTTACCAATAAAACAAGTTATCGTTGGAGAAAATGGCTTTATAGAGAAACAAAAAGAGGCATATGTAGAAGATGGAGTTTTGATAAATAGTGAAGCTTTCTCAAATCTAAAAAGCCAAGATGCAAAACAGGCTATTATTTATCATTTTGAGCAAAACTCTTTTGGAAATAGAAAAATAAATTATAAATTGAGAGATTGGGGAGTTTCAAGACAGAGATATTGGGGAGCTCCTATTCCTTTTGTACATTGTAAAGCTTGTGGTTTAGTGCCTGAAAAAATAGAAAATCTTCCTGTCTCTCTTCCTGATGATGTAGAAATTACAGGTGAAGGAAATCCATTAGATTCACATCCTACTTGGAAAAATTGTATTTGTCCTAAATGTGGAGAAAAAGCTACAAGAGAAACAGATACTTTAGATACTTTTGTGCAATCATCATGGTATTTTTTAAGATATGCTACAAATTATAAAAAGTGGCAAGAAGAGGGAATTTCTAAAGAAGATAGTGATTATTGGATGGATATTGATCAATATATTGGAGGAATAGAACATGCTATTTTACACCTTTTATATGCAAGATTTTTCACAAAAGTTTTAAAAGATTTAGGATATACAAACTCAAGTGAGCCATTTAAAAATCTACTTACTCAAGGAATGGTTTTAAAAGATGGTGCAAAAATGAGTAAAAGCAAGGGAAATGTTGTAGATCCAGATATGCTTGTTGAGAAGTATGGAGCTGATACAGCAAGAATGTTTATCCTTTTTGCAGCACCTCCTACAAAAGAGCTAGAGTGGAATGATAGTGCTGTTGAAGGGGCTTATAAATTTATAAAAAGATTTTATGAAAGAGCTAGCAATATAACACAAACAGGTCTTGAAAATTTTAAGAGTATAGATCAAAACTCTTTAAACAAAGAGGAGAAAGAGGCTAGAAAGAAAGTTTATGAGGCTTTACAAAAATCAAATGAGGTTTTAAATAAGACTTATGCTTTTAATACTCTAATAGCTTCTTGTATGGAAGCTATGAACTCTTTACAAGCTCAAAAAAATGAGGCTATTTGGGCAGAAGCTTACTATATTTTGACAAATATATTGGAGCCAATTATTCCACATACTAGTTGGGAGTTATCAAATAGATACTTTAATTTAGAGAATTTTTCAAAACCTTTAGAGATAAAAAATGAAGTGTTTGTACAAGATAGTATAGTTTTAGCAGTTACAATAAATGGTAAAAAAAGAGCTGAAATTGAAGTTAGTATAAATGCTACAAATGAAGAGGTTTTAGATATTGCAAAAAGTGAAGCTAAAAAGTGGCTTGAAGGTGCAACTATTTTAAAAGAGATTGTTGTTCCAAAAAAATTAGTAAATATAGTAATCAAGGTATAA
- a CDS encoding DUF6394 family protein, protein MDWGKVTYIFLTMMSLTTTAGFLYEPNVIALFVAAGVNVISTILKIGVKNLLAAELLASSLVADLHLIPAFLVFVFTGNMKLVIGLAIGAVIANIVSMILSMIESAKNREKDEY, encoded by the coding sequence ATGGACTGGGGCAAGGTAACCTATATTTTTTTGACAATGATGTCTTTAACAACAACTGCTGGGTTTTTATATGAACCAAATGTTATAGCTCTTTTTGTAGCAGCTGGAGTTAATGTTATCTCTACAATTTTAAAAATTGGTGTAAAAAATCTTTTAGCTGCTGAGCTTTTGGCTAGTTCTTTAGTTGCCGATTTACACTTAATTCCTGCATTTTTGGTATTTGTTTTTACAGGGAATATGAAGTTGGTAATTGGACTTGCTATTGGTGCAGTTATTGCAAATATAGTTTCAATGATACTTTCTATGATTGAAAGTGCAAAAAATAGAGAGAAGGATGAGTATTAA
- the motA gene encoding flagellar motor stator protein MotA — MDLSVLLGLIGAITSISVGVILEGGNPAGVLHISSFIIVIPTAMLAAVVATDSKYVKAAFKEFKNIFKKSPVNFEARIDELVEYAITVKKQGVLALEKDVQGLDHQFLKEALSMVVDGSKEEQIEEQLEPVIEATEEYYHGASHFWLHAGETSPTIGLVGAVFGLILALQKLDDPPAMAAGIAGAFTATVMGIAGSYIFLGPWGVKLKAKGHIVVKEQYLILAACKGMARGDAPGELKLKLSKMVTPMPL, encoded by the coding sequence ATGGATTTATCTGTACTGTTGGGGTTAATAGGTGCTATAACATCTATTTCTGTAGGAGTTATCCTTGAAGGTGGGAATCCAGCTGGAGTTCTTCACATCTCTTCATTTATTATTGTTATTCCAACTGCTATGCTAGCAGCAGTTGTTGCAACAGATTCAAAATATGTAAAAGCAGCATTTAAAGAGTTTAAAAATATCTTCAAAAAATCACCTGTAAATTTTGAAGCAAGAATTGATGAACTTGTTGAATATGCAATTACAGTAAAGAAACAAGGGGTTTTAGCTTTAGAAAAAGATGTTCAAGGTTTAGATCATCAATTCTTAAAAGAGGCCTTAAGTATGGTTGTTGATGGTAGCAAAGAGGAGCAAATAGAAGAGCAATTAGAACCAGTAATCGAAGCAACAGAAGAGTATTATCATGGAGCTAGTCACTTTTGGCTACATGCTGGTGAAACATCTCCTACTATTGGTCTTGTTGGTGCTGTTTTTGGTCTAATTTTAGCTCTACAAAAACTAGACGATCCTCCTGCTATGGCAGCTGGAATTGCTGGTGCATTTACAGCAACGGTTATGGGAATTGCTGGTTCATATATTTTTTTAGGACCTTGGGGAGTTAAATTAAAAGCAAAAGGGCATATAGTAGTAAAAGAGCAATACTTAATTCTTGCTGCTTGTAAAGGAATGGCAAGAGGCGATGCCCCTGGTGAATTAAAATTGAAGTTATCAAAAATGGTAACTCCTATGCCTTTATAG
- the motB gene encoding flagellar motor protein MotB, protein MSKKKKCECPAGEKWAVPYADFLSLLLALFIALYALASVNIEKQKALKEEFIKIYKFPSANIVEEQSKQEKAMTDNPSDDTQEGKKVIVHTLENPQDQEQIKEKGANLIELPDGSLMSVPAHLVFENGKAEITSVFANDFLTNLAELINAMPEDTEINVKGFAQDSEIRSSRFKDALELSTARANNVIRELIKHNVKASRLYSSGFGSNKTSTLKDKSVVVFELHTNGDVQSEEDLNLESIFKKMKE, encoded by the coding sequence ATGTCAAAAAAGAAAAAGTGTGAATGCCCAGCTGGAGAGAAATGGGCTGTTCCATATGCAGACTTTTTGAGTCTTCTTTTAGCACTTTTTATAGCTTTATATGCTTTGGCATCTGTGAATATAGAGAAACAAAAAGCTTTAAAAGAGGAGTTTATAAAAATTTATAAGTTTCCTAGTGCAAATATAGTTGAGGAGCAATCTAAACAAGAAAAAGCTATGACTGACAATCCATCTGATGATACACAAGAGGGTAAAAAAGTTATAGTTCATACTTTAGAAAATCCTCAAGATCAAGAACAGATAAAAGAGAAGGGTGCAAACTTAATTGAGCTACCAGATGGCTCTTTAATGAGTGTTCCAGCACATTTAGTTTTTGAAAATGGGAAAGCAGAAATAACATCTGTTTTTGCAAATGATTTCTTAACTAACCTAGCAGAGCTTATAAATGCTATGCCTGAAGATACAGAGATAAATGTAAAAGGTTTTGCTCAAGATAGCGAGATTAGAAGTTCAAGATTTAAAGATGCATTAGAGCTTTCAACTGCTAGAGCAAATAATGTGATAAGAGAGTTAATAAAACATAATGTAAAAGCTTCAAGGCTTTATTCAAGTGGTTTTGGTAGTAATAAAACTTCAACTCTAAAAGATAAAAGTGTTGTTGTATTTGAACTTCATACAAATGGTGATGTTCAAAGTGAAGAGGATTTAAATCTAGAATCAATTTTTAAGAAAATGAAAGAGTAA
- the secF gene encoding protein translocase subunit SecF produces the protein MEIFNNNKTYDFMGKKIAFLSISGILIVASIFLLLTRGLNYGIDFVGGTIVQVKYDKAAPLDKIREVLENSKYAGSNVTEFGTKEEITIRFTGSSSSVTNDISDEMNKILVPTGNFEIRKIDMVGAKVGAELREKGIMALSMALLAMLIYIAARFEWRFAIASIIGLIHDVIITLGLISLFKIDVNLDMIAAILTLVGYTINDTIIVNDRIRESLQITKERDLDALINDSVSRTLSRTVLTSSTTQLAVLTMLIFGGEIIYAFSFTLFVGIIIGTYSSIFVVSPFIKFLGFNTDSYRSKQAIKAANRKEKEKLRAMYEQGRV, from the coding sequence ATGGAAATTTTTAATAACAATAAAACATATGATTTTATGGGTAAAAAAATCGCCTTTTTGTCAATTTCTGGAATTTTAATTGTTGCTTCAATATTTTTACTTCTTACAAGAGGTTTAAATTATGGAATTGATTTTGTGGGTGGAACTATTGTTCAAGTAAAATATGACAAGGCTGCACCTTTGGATAAAATAAGAGAAGTTCTGGAAAATAGTAAATATGCTGGTTCAAATGTGACAGAGTTTGGAACAAAAGAAGAGATAACTATAAGATTTACAGGAAGTTCAAGTAGTGTTACAAATGATATTAGTGATGAGATGAATAAGATTTTGGTACCAACAGGAAATTTTGAAATTAGAAAAATAGATATGGTTGGAGCAAAAGTTGGAGCAGAGCTTAGAGAAAAAGGTATTATGGCTTTATCTATGGCTTTATTAGCAATGCTTATTTATATTGCGGCACGATTTGAGTGGAGATTTGCTATTGCTTCGATTATTGGACTTATTCATGATGTTATTATTACTTTGGGGCTTATTAGTCTATTTAAAATTGATGTAAATCTTGATATGATTGCTGCTATTTTAACTTTAGTAGGATATACAATAAATGATACAATAATTGTAAATGATAGGATTAGAGAGAGCTTACAAATTACAAAAGAGCGAGATTTAGATGCTTTAATTAATGATTCAGTAAGTAGAACTCTATCAAGAACAGTTCTTACTTCTTCTACAACACAATTAGCAGTTCTTACTATGCTTATATTTGGTGGAGAGATTATATATGCCTTTTCATTTACACTATTTGTTGGAATTATAATAGGTACTTACTCATCTATTTTTGTGGTTTCTCCATTTATTAAATTCTTAGGATTTAATACAGATAGTTATAGAAGTAAACAAGCTATAAAAGCGGCAAATAGAAAAGAGAAAGAGAAATTAAGAGCTATGTATGAACAAGGAAGAGTTTAA
- the secD gene encoding protein translocase subunit SecD: protein MKIFNFKLTIFLISIIFGVVFSFPSLMQTDYGKKVNLGLDLQGGLHMLLGVNTEEAVASKLKSIATAIKYFSDDEELLIDGLTVNDNSIYFSILDSDEIAKMDKMLKEIKGLDIAKEDLEYKVSLSSEEIVKTKEYSVVQAVETIRNRLDQFGLSEPTVIRQGDSDIVVQLPGIKTAQDEKAARDLISKAAKLELMAVDEDRMDRVYQMTSKEATAFGDVILEDTNDSNKKYLVKEIPILDGSQIVDAQVAFSQSNQPIINFTLNSAGARIFGDFTAKSVGKRLAIVLDGKVYSAPNINERIGGGSGQISGGFTVQEAGNVAIALRSGALLASVNLLEKRSVGPSLGADSIKASMIALVSGTILIFLFMIFYYRRAGIIANIALLANVFILLAVIALFGATLTLPGMAGIILTLGMAIDANVIINERIREVLRTGASVHKAIEDGYSNAIRAIMDGNITTFLVAIVLYAYGSGAIKGFAVTISIGILTSMLTSILGTHGIYQAIMSKIAKDKNNKKWFGVA from the coding sequence TTGAAAATTTTTAATTTTAAACTCACAATTTTTCTAATTAGTATTATATTTGGTGTTGTTTTCTCATTTCCCTCTTTAATGCAAACAGATTATGGAAAAAAAGTAAATCTAGGACTTGACCTTCAAGGTGGACTTCATATGCTTTTAGGTGTAAATACTGAAGAAGCAGTGGCTTCAAAACTAAAATCAATAGCAACAGCTATTAAATATTTTAGTGATGATGAAGAGTTACTAATAGATGGATTAACTGTAAATGATAACTCTATTTATTTTTCTATTTTAGATAGTGATGAAATTGCTAAAATGGATAAGATGCTTAAAGAGATAAAAGGTTTAGATATAGCTAAAGAGGATTTAGAGTATAAAGTCTCTCTTTCAAGCGAAGAGATAGTAAAAACAAAAGAGTACTCTGTAGTTCAAGCAGTTGAGACTATTAGAAATAGACTTGACCAATTTGGACTTAGTGAGCCAACTGTTATAAGACAAGGAGATAGTGATATAGTTGTTCAACTTCCTGGGATTAAAACAGCACAAGATGAAAAAGCAGCAAGAGATTTAATATCTAAGGCTGCAAAACTAGAGCTTATGGCAGTTGATGAAGATAGAATGGATAGAGTTTATCAAATGACAAGCAAAGAGGCAACAGCTTTTGGTGATGTTATTTTAGAAGATACAAATGATAGTAATAAAAAGTATCTTGTAAAAGAGATACCAATTTTAGATGGTAGCCAAATAGTTGATGCACAAGTTGCTTTTAGCCAATCAAATCAACCAATTATTAACTTTACTTTAAATAGTGCAGGAGCTAGAATTTTTGGTGATTTTACGGCTAAGAGTGTAGGAAAAAGACTTGCAATTGTACTTGATGGAAAAGTTTATTCTGCACCAAATATAAATGAGAGAATTGGTGGAGGAAGTGGACAAATAAGTGGTGGATTTACAGTACAAGAAGCTGGAAACGTTGCTATTGCACTTAGAAGTGGGGCATTATTAGCTAGTGTGAATTTGCTAGAAAAAAGAAGTGTAGGACCATCTTTGGGTGCTGATAGTATAAAAGCCTCAATGATAGCTTTAGTTTCTGGTACTATTTTGATTTTTTTATTTATGATATTTTATTATAGAAGAGCTGGGATTATTGCAAATATCGCTTTACTTGCAAATGTATTTATTCTTTTAGCAGTAATTGCTCTTTTTGGTGCTACTTTAACACTTCCTGGGATGGCTGGAATTATTCTTACATTGGGTATGGCAATTGATGCAAATGTTATTATAAATGAGAGAATTAGAGAAGTTTTAAGAACAGGAGCTAGTGTTCATAAGGCAATTGAAGATGGATACTCAAATGCTATTAGAGCTATTATGGATGGAAATATTACAACTTTTTTAGTTGCTATTGTTTTATATGCTTATGGAAGTGGAGCTATAAAAGGTTTTGCAGTTACTATCTCTATTGGAATTTTGACTTCAATGCTTACATCTATTCTGGGAACACATGGTATTTATCAAGCAATTATGTCAAAGATTGCAAAAGATAAAAATAATAAAAAATGGTTTGGAGTAGCATAA
- the yajC gene encoding preprotein translocase subunit YajC, protein MQNDLLTSLLPLVALFAIFYFLIIRPQQKQAKAHKEMITNLKKGDKIVTNGGLMVEVVKAEETFFVVKNSDNSEMKLAKEFVARLITE, encoded by the coding sequence ATGCAAAACGATTTATTGACTTCATTACTACCTCTGGTTGCACTTTTTGCAATATTCTATTTTTTAATAATTAGACCACAACAAAAACAAGCAAAGGCTCATAAAGAGATGATCACTAACTTAAAAAAAGGTGATAAGATTGTAACAAATGGTGGCTTAATGGTAGAAGTAGTAAAAGCAGAAGAGACATTTTTCGTAGTAAAAAATAGTGATAATTCTGAAATGAAACTTGCTAAAGAGTTCGTTGCTAGACTTATTACTGAATAA
- a CDS encoding apolipoprotein N-acyltransferase encodes MFLLKTQYFNKNLIIKGLITACLLSSFIYLSYLSFESKLIDTIFGLAGVYLLLTIPRVSLFYTGFFTGLFWCYWMGISLQYYDISYIAPFLLFGIGLVFGTIFALFAAIDKLSFRILMIFGFLFISPFGFNWLKLELIFINSYISTTKLSFFLILLSFYLLIKLKRAKIIAILPLLFTIHSENGEFIDTPKAKIYMPQMYIEQSLKWNKDYLNTLNNENFKQIFDAIDKGYTLVVLPETAFSVALNKYPSLNNMLLELSNEIDIVTGALYVEDNQIFNASYFYSKNSVQVAKKVVLVPFGEEIPLPKFFVDLINNTFYNGASDYSKATTPTDFIIKGEKYRNAICYEGTTDKIFEELNDTKYMIMISNNAWFTPSIEPTLQHLLLKYYSKKYGVTIFHVANGSKNRIYRP; translated from the coding sequence ATGTTTTTATTAAAAACCCAATATTTTAACAAAAATTTAATAATAAAAGGCTTGATTACAGCTTGTTTACTTAGCTCTTTTATATATTTATCATATTTGAGTTTCGAAAGTAAACTAATTGATACTATATTTGGACTTGCTGGAGTATATCTTTTATTGACAATTCCTAGAGTTTCACTTTTTTATACAGGTTTCTTTACAGGACTTTTTTGGTGTTACTGGATGGGTATTAGCTTACAATACTATGATATTAGCTATATAGCTCCTTTTTTACTTTTTGGAATTGGTCTTGTTTTTGGAACAATATTTGCTCTTTTTGCAGCTATTGATAAGCTCTCTTTTAGAATTTTAATGATTTTTGGATTTTTATTTATCTCTCCATTTGGTTTTAACTGGCTAAAGCTGGAACTTATTTTTATAAACTCTTACATAAGTACAACAAAACTCTCATTTTTCCTAATTCTTCTATCATTTTATCTACTAATTAAACTAAAAAGAGCAAAAATTATAGCTATTTTACCGCTTCTTTTTACTATACATAGTGAAAATGGTGAATTCATAGATACTCCAAAAGCAAAAATTTATATGCCACAAATGTATATAGAACAATCTTTAAAATGGAATAAAGATTACTTAAATACCCTAAATAATGAGAATTTTAAACAAATCTTTGATGCAATAGATAAAGGTTACACTTTAGTTGTTTTGCCAGAAACAGCATTTTCAGTTGCACTAAATAAATACCCTAGCTTAAACAATATGCTTTTAGAGTTATCAAATGAGATAGATATTGTAACAGGAGCATTATATGTAGAAGATAATCAAATTTTTAATGCTTCATACTTTTATAGTAAAAATAGTGTTCAAGTTGCAAAGAAAGTTGTTCTTGTACCATTTGGAGAAGAGATACCCCTTCCTAAATTTTTTGTTGATTTAATAAATAATACTTTTTATAATGGTGCTAGTGACTACTCAAAGGCTACAACTCCTACTGATTTTATAATTAAAGGAGAAAAATATAGAAATGCAATATGCTATGAAGGGACTACTGATAAAATATTTGAAGAGTTAAATGACACAAAATATATGATTATGATTTCAAACAATGCTTGGTTTACTCCATCTATAGAGCCAACCCTACAGCATCTTCTTTTAAAATATTACTCCAAAAAATATGGAGTTACTATTTTTCATGTAGCAAATGGAAGCAAAAATAGAATATATAGACCTTAA